GAGTCGCCGAACTCGACCTCGACGCGACGGTGACCAGCTTCTGCCGTGGCATCAAAAACGACATCGACCTCGCGCTGGAGTGTGACGTCGACGGGATCAACCTCGTCGTCCCCGCGAGCGACAAACACGTCGAGCGGAAGGTCGGCACCTCCCGCGAGGAGAACGTCGCCGCGACGATGGAGTTAGTCGAGTACGCCACCGACCACGGCCTCTGGGTCGAGGTCATCGGCGAGGACGGCTCCCGGGCGGAGTTGGACTACCTCGAAGAGTTGTTGGGGGCCGCGCTGGATGCCGGTGCCGACCGCATCTGCTGGGCCGACACCGTCGGGCACGCCACGCCGGACCGGGCACTCGAATGTGTCTCCCGGCTCGCCGACCTGGGACCAGTCAGCACCCACACCCACGACGACCTCGGACTCGCCGTGATGAACGCGCTCGTCTCCGTAGCCGCCGGCGCAGATCTGGTCCACGGGACGATCAACGGCATCGGCGAGCGGGCCGGCAACGTCGCCCTGGAGGAGGTCGCGATCGCACTCGATCACGGCTACGGCGTCGAGACGATGAAACTGACCGAGGTCCACGACCTCGCGGACCTGATCGCCAGCCGGACCGGGATCCCGCTGGCCCCGAACAAGGCCGTCGTCGGCCAGAACGCCTTCACCCACGAGAGCGGTATCCACACCGACGGGACGCTCAAAGACGACGCGATGTACGAACCCTACCCGCCGGAGAAGGTGGGTCGGGAGCGTCGCCTCGCGCTGGGCAAACACGCC
Above is a window of Haloarcula halophila DNA encoding:
- a CDS encoding (R)-citramalate synthase is translated as MSQNPLFGGHPATRALTDVGEVQFLDTTLRDGEQAPGVSLTPDDKARIARKLDDAEIDVIEAGSACTGPGERETISRVAELDLDATVTSFCRGIKNDIDLALECDVDGINLVVPASDKHVERKVGTSREENVAATMELVEYATDHGLWVEVIGEDGSRAELDYLEELLGAALDAGADRICWADTVGHATPDRALECVSRLADLGPVSTHTHDDLGLAVMNALVSVAAGADLVHGTINGIGERAGNVALEEVAIALDHGYGVETMKLTEVHDLADLIASRTGIPLAPNKAVVGQNAFTHESGIHTDGTLKDDAMYEPYPPEKVGRERRLALGKHAGRAGVEAALDEHDVEVTDEQLDEIVARVKEIGDRGKRVTDADLLTIADDVTGQEQDRRVELLGLTAVSGSDTPTASVRLSVDGEERKEASVGSGPVDAAMNAAETALSHAADATLEDYHVDAITGGTDAVVTVEIEMSRGDDHVRVSASDSDITRASVRAMVDAMDRLVADDSERLVADD